A single window of Solanum dulcamara chromosome 5, daSolDulc1.2, whole genome shotgun sequence DNA harbors:
- the LOC129888364 gene encoding probable glycosyltransferase At5g03795 codes for MAASDFLCRAETRSVLWVMGGVFAFSILFQFCELPYGNFIGSLFSGLNFNRMNYMNTQINFTTGFDAKISRNDSIFSIESMRSSNPQGKTSVQSSTQLNYSSGVELLKPNRNLEPERAKEFGNIFKGGNEQNKDDIIPLPPPLISPDPQVDDNLTAPSSSHNPYDEVAVIVPLNSNATIQLMNSPAPSVSHRHVDTDNSTSLASSHKPNEATGLLRNDLPLSRNGSTVTKSTPAAKKASDKPVEGVVSISEMTNMLLRSSHPSNLLTNPMWFSAGDEELLSAKSQIETEANSIGDLGLYAPVYHNVSKFKRSYELMERNLKVYIYKEGKRPIFHQPKLHGIYASEGWFMKQLKASQHFLTDDPNKAHLFYLPFSSQTLEEVVYVPGSHSFDKLKAYLNNYLDLIKGRYPFWNRTQGADHFLVACHDWAPEETRREMANCIKSLCNADLREGFKLGKDASLPETNIVSTDPSRTLGGKRPSQRKFLAFFAGSMHGYVRPILLKHWQDKDPSMKIFGRMHYSDYILHMKSSKYCICARGHEVNSPRVVEAISYQCVPVIISDNFVPPFLETLNWETFAVFVQEKDIPNLKPILESIPLRRYLKLYNNVMKVQQHFLWHPEPVKYDTFHMILHSIWYNRVFQIAS; via the exons ATGGCTGCTTCTGATTTTCTGTGCCGGGCTGAGACCAGGAGTGTGTTATGGGTAATGGGAGGTGTTTTTGCATTTTCCAtactttttcaattttgtgAACTTCCATATGGAAATTTCATAGGTTCCTTATTTTCTGGTTTGAATTTCAATAGAATGAACTACATGAATACACAAATCAATTTTACTACTGGATTCGATGCGAAAATCAGCAGAAACGACTCTATTTTTTCGATCGAATCAATGAGAAGTAGTAATCCTCAAGGTAAAACTTCAGTTCAGTCATCTACACAGCTAAATTACAGTTCTGGAGTGGAATTGCTGAAACCAAACAGGAATTTAGAACCAGAAAGGGCTAAGGAATTTGGGAATATATTCAAAGGTGGCAATGAACAAAATAAAGATGATATTATCCCTCTACCACCACCATTGATTTCACCAGATCCACAAGTTGATGATAATTTGACTGCTCCGAGTAGTTCTCATAATCCCTATGATGAAGTAGCTGTTATTGTTCCTTTAAACTCGAATGCCACAATACAGCTGATGAATTCACCAGCTCCCTCTGTTTCACATAGGCATGTTGACACCGATAATTCGACCTCTTTGGCTAGTTCTCATAAGCCAAATGAAGCAACAGGGCTATTAAGAAATGATCTTCCCTTGTCAAGGAATGGTTCCACTGTGACCAAAAGTACTCCTGCTGCGAAGAAAGCGTCAGATAAGCCAGTGGAAGGTGTAGTGTCAATATCTGAAATGACTAATATGTTGCTTCGGAGTAGTCACCCCTCAAACCTTCTAACG AATCCGATGTGGTTTTCAGCCGGTGATGAAGAATTGCTGAGTGCAAAATCACAGATTGAAACTGAAGCTAACAGTATCGGTGATCTTGGCCTATATGCACCAGTTTATCACAATGTTTCAAAGTTTAAAAG GAGCTATGAGTTAATGGAACGGAATCTCAAGGTTTACATCTATAAGGAGGGAAAGAGACCCATATTCCATCAACCAAAGCTCCATGGCATCTATGCTTCAGAAGGTTGGTTCATGAAGCAGTTAAAAGCAAGCCAGCACTTCCTCACCGATGACCCGAACAAAGCACACCTGTTTTACTTGCCTTTTAGTTCTCAAACTTTGGAAGAAGTGGTGTATGTGCCTGGTTCTCACAGCTTCGATAAGTTAAAAGCATATTTGAACAATTACCTCGATTTGATCAAGGGAAGATATCCATTCTGGAACAGAACACAAGGAGCTGACCATTTTCTTGTTGCTTGCCAcgactgg GCCCCGGAAGAAACTAGGCGTGAGATGGCCAATTGCATAAAATCTTTATGCAATGCTGATTTAAGAGAAGGATTCAAGTTGGGCAAGGATGCTTCTCTACCGGAAACAAACATTGTCTCAACTGATCCCTCGAGAACCCTTGGGGGAAAACGTCCTAGCCAACGGAAATTCCTTGCTTTCTTTGCTGGAAGTATGCATGGGTACGTCCGTCCTATTCTTTTAAAGCATTGGCAAGACAAAGATCCAAGCATGAAAATCTTTGGCCGGATGCACTACAGTGACTACATCCTGCACATGAAGAGCAGCAAATACTGTATATGCGCAAGGGGTCATGAAGTGAACAGTCCACGAGTCGTGGAGGCTATTTCCTACCAATGTGTTCCCGTGATCATATCTGATAACTTTGTACCGCCATTTTTGGAGACATTGAACTGGGAAACGTTTGCTGTTTTCGTCCAAGAGAAGGACATTCCTAATCTGAAGCCTATACTCGAATCAATCCCGCTAAGAAGATATCTGAAACTGTATAACAATGTGATGAAGGTACAACAACATTTCCTTTGGCATCCTGAACCAGTAAAGTATGACACCTTTCACATGATACTTCATTCTATTTGGTACAATAGAGTTTTCCAGATTGCATCCTAG